The Falco biarmicus isolate bFalBia1 chromosome 1, bFalBia1.pri, whole genome shotgun sequence DNA segment GTTCCTATCCCCATTCCCAGCAGCTGACAGAAATAGTATCTGTTGgtccttttatattttcttcttatgaCTTCAAAGCTTGATTTTTCTTATGTCACTAATTATGCAGAACCTGCAAGGCAGAGGTCTCCCTTGTACCGAAGGACTGTAGCTTCTTGTTTTGGACCTTTGGCAGAATCAGTGGGGGAAAATACCTCATAATGACTTTGAACAGGGTGGGACCAAGCCTTTTGCCTCAACCCAGTGTCCACAAAAGCATTCCAGCAACCTTAAGCTGGATTGATTTAGAAGAGCTCTCTTCTAGCCTGACATATAGCACATACAACGTGCCAGGATGGTTTAGAAACTCAAGCCATCTGGAGTGCTTTCCCACAAAAACATGTGTGTGCCAGAATTCATCTCCTTTGAGCCACCCACAGTGAGAAGGGATTGTATTAAATCTGGCTTAAGTTCCTCAAATTcaattttaagcaaaagaaaattgtcAGTAAGTATTCGGAAAATGACTTGGAAAGAACAAGctgattaaaaatgtaacaacAAACGTTGAAGAAACATTAACACTGTCCATTCTGAGCCTCTGGATACTGAAGGGCCTTCAAAATGATGCTGCTTGGGGTtcatttccttccccttcctgccaccttctcccTCAGTATTTTATCAGCCAGATTTAGGGTTTACCTGAAATGAGTCCTAGGTCATGAGGGCTCCCATGCTTCAGAAACAAGCTCTGATCTTCTCTGGCTGTGAAGTGCAATGAAGACACACTCAGGTTTAAGACTGATGTTGCTAGATCCCTTCCACATAGCAGCTGCATAGCAGTATCAAATGCAGGCACATCATTTGATTGTCTCCCCCATTATTGATGACAGGCCGTTTCTCAGGTGGCTGGAAGGTGACATCTCAGCTGACGGCTAAAGAAAGCCAGTTAGAAATACGCGCATACACACATATTGAGAAATACACTTACAACTGGCAGTTCAGTAAGTTCTGCTCGGAAGCACGATCATCATTACCAAGCGCTGTGGGCAGATCAGAAACCCTGCTCCCAAATCCCCTGAAGGCTGTGGTGATCTAACTTGCAGCTCTTGAGTGGGTCCATAAAAAGATTCTGGCCACAGCATGGTGAAATGAGGCAGTGGTGGGGAGCGCTGGGCACTGCAGGAcacaagggaaaaggaaggcagACAGGATTTCTCACACGGACAAGAAGCATCATACCAAAAGCCTCAGCCATGACTCATGACATGGGTTGCATGCCCCCGAGTCCCATGGAGAGCACAAACACAACTGGTTACCTTAATGCAGCTGCCACTACAGCAGTCAGCAAAAGGTGGCAGACTCCACCGAGGCATACTCTAAGGCACTGCCCTCCCATGGTAAATGAGAGGCTGCAGCAAGGTGTGCTCAGCACCAGAAAGGAAGCAGCTGTCTGACAGAGCTTGACAGCACACAGTCCCACAGCACCTTTGGAAGCCTCAGCCCAAGGACAGACAAGTGGCACACCTGCCAAAGTCCACAAGATACAAGCTGAAGGGAAGCACCACTCCATCTGCCCTCCCCTTTGATCCCAGGCAGGAGGAATAGGACTTTCCAGAAGCTATGTCTGTACGCATGGGTGCACAGATCCATGACTGACTGCCGCTCATCTCCAGCACAGACCACCCAGCAGCTAAAAAGCCATCCAACACTAAATCAATAGGCAAGCACTACGAGGAACAGCAACCCTGGGCTGTCGTGAGACAGCAACGAGAAACCAAGGAGAGGGAAGAGTTGCAAGATGTTTGCTTAAATCATCTATTCAGTATTTATAAAGCAAAGAGACAAAAACTCCAAATCAGATGCAAATAAGTCCTGAACTGAAAGATGTGCATTTCCTTGAGCATTCCATTCAGCAGATGACTAAACCAGTTCTATTGTttatgcaaaggaaaatgtgcGACTTCCCTTGACTATGCCCATCTGTGCATCTTAACCTGGAGGCAAGACTGCCAGGCTTACTGACCTCCTGTAGATGGTATTTATTAAAGCCACTTGCCTGGAAGCTGTCCTGCTTTGGCAAGAGCATTTTAttgcttcccccacccccccacccccctaaAACTCTTAAGCCACATCTAGTTAAGAGATGTACAACTTTGTATGGTGCCATGCAGTGGCCTATCTTTTTCTGGAAACAGATGTGTTTTGACATATACATACTATGTGTTATAAAAAAACATTGCTCATCCCCCCACTTTCCAGAAAAGAGGCTTTATATATAGGGATTTCTGATAGGTTTTGTCAGCTTCTGTGCTTGCTGTGAGCTAGTGTCTCCTACTGCTGTGGTACCTTCTTGCCTTTGCCTGTGGACTGCAGTGACCAGGACTCAGATGGGGAGAACAAATACAAGTTAATAGGCTTGTGGCTTATAaacctccagaaaaaaacaaaaaacaaacaaaaacaaaaacaaaaaaaccccaaaacactaGTACAAGATTTAGGCTTTACCTTCTTTGTCACTGATGTTATGACTCACAGAGCTAGAAACTCAGCTGATGAGCTATTTCAGTACAAGAAGCtatccaggaaagaaaagagcaagattATTTCCTAACAGAGTTGGACTGTTTCAGACATGTTTTCTTATACAAGAGTTAATCCCTTCCAGTGTTTGCATGGATTTGCATTTTACACTCTTCAATAATATCCAGCACGTGCCTAGCAAAGGTCTTCCTGCCTTTGGGGTGATTTGATGCTGCTTGGCACAAGCAACAGCGCCAGGTAAGGGACACAGCCTCACTCAGACACAGAATGTAGTGCAATTTTAGAGGTCAAGTCCAGGTCACAGCACAGGGTCCCACCTTCGTTGCCCAGTTTGTGTACATGGATGCATGTGTGGGCTGTACTAGAGGCGATGGCATAGCCAGGCAGGGATATGAAGCAATCCGCAGTGACAGGCAGGCTTTCCCTTGGGTAAAGTTGCGGCGAGACTGAAGCTGCAGGAGAGGAAGCGATGGCACAGGGGAGGGGGACTGTCACTGCCCCCAAGGTTTGCAAAGCCTCCACCAAAGCCCTTCAAGCTGCAAGTGAGCAGCAGCGTTTGCTTCTCCCTCTTCTGCTCTGGAGCCCCACTGCCTCCCCTAGCTGCTAGCAGGCTTGCAAACCACCTGACTCTGAGGACAAACCCTGCCCTCATCCTTATCAGCTCCCTATTTTGTTCCAGGGCCAGGAGAAGAAACAAGCCACAGCTCTAAGGGCTGGCTCCTGGTGCCCAAGGACAGGGTGCCAAACCAGCAAGGCTGCTGTCAGCCCCTTAAACAAAGGCTGCAGCCCCATGCACTCATTAACCTCCGATAAGAGAGCAGCCCAAATCCTTGCACTTCAGATACCATCACCAGGCAGTGGAGAAGTGCTAGGGAGATAAGGAGGGCAAAGTGCTTATTATCAGAGGGAGCGGAGCTCTGTGTCCCTGTAGCAATAACACTCACGTTAAGGCGTGAGAAGTATTTCTTGTCCTCTCTGTAAGCAACACTCAACAGATTCCCGTTTCCCCTAAGCAATATCTTCTATTTACCGGTGGCACACAGCAGCCATGTGGACTTTGGACAACCTGTGACGACGCCTGCTCCGTGCCTGGCTGGGCAAAGCTATTTGTTCCCTGCTGAGTTATCACAGGACTCCAGGCCTGAGACACACACTAATGCAAGTTCTTCTAATTCCCACTTTCACTAGACTGTTCCGGGCTACATTCAGGTCCATAAAACACCTCTTCTGGTGTCAGATTCATCGGAACATTCCTCAGATCTAGAGCTGTGTCTCAGGAAAACTGAAAGACTGAAGCCAACACCTTTTTTTGACAAAGGCCCAGCAGCAAGGGGGAGATTTGGTGACACATCCTGAAGGGGTTTGGTCGTTGCTTCCCGAGGTAGCATTAGAAATGCAGACTGAGGCCAGTCCCCGCAGACTGATACGCTTGCGTGGAGGAACTTGTGAATAGTTCTGATGGGCATTTCATTCACAACAGAAACAATGACTTCtctaaaaaaatcattgcaaatAGCTTGTGGCCTTTAAACACATAGAGTACATTTCCCTAGGAAACACATAGAGACAAAAGCGTCAGAAATCTTTATCACACCAATCAAGCCTGAGCAGTCTTGTGCTTTCCTTCAGTGCCATCAGAGCTAATAAAACTAATTGCAAGGTAAAGGGATGTTCCAcaaatacaggttttgttttgcttatatTTATGAACAGGCTGTACAGTAGGGAAGTCCTGGCAGACATTAGGAATTTAAGTATCCTGACTTTGCCAAAATCCAATACAGATTTCAAGTACTATGAGCCTTAGACTAAGTATGTCTTTGCCTTAGACTTGAGCCTAGACTATGAGGCCTAGAGTAAACCATCCAGAAAGAAGTTTGCTCTGCCAGGTCAAGTTGACTAATGAAAAAAGCCTAACCTATACAAGATCATCTGTGACTTTACAGACCAGCTATTGCACTGGAATTTGCTGCGCTTAGTTAGGTGTTTAATACAAGGGTGCCTCAGCACCAAGCCTCCTACCCAGAGCACTCTGGTGTACCAGACCACTAACCTGCATAAGGCTGCAGCACTTCCCCCAGAGTCAGCCAAAACCAACCCTCAGGTTGTACAAGGAACTGCACCGCTTTTTCCTTATTCACCACCTcctaaaaaaaagttattttttgcttctgattttctgtcatttgtaATACCTTCTTTTACTTGCTCCCTTTCTAGTTTTTGAACCCTTCCTCTGGTTTTCACCATTTTTTAACAGCCAACAATTAAATGCTTTACACGAAAAGTTTCCTGCCCCTATATTTATCCTTTAAAAGCTTTCCCTTAAAGTAAGGTAAAAATCTGTTAACTAAAACATTACCTCAGTCACAAAACAATACCCTGAAAGTTACttaacttttctttccccccGCTTCTTACTTTGCTATCTTACTGCTCTTTAGGCAAGGTCCAACAAGAATaatctctgaagaaaacaacTACAGAACAAAGCCTTTCCCAGCCTCGTTTTAAGCAGGTCTTGCCCAGTACTAAGGCTATATAAGGGTATAGGTCCTATTGTTTTCTTCGGGTGGGGGGGTTATACTTCTGATTGGGGATGCATAGGCGAGGCAAGAGTGTTTTTTAGGTACTCTTAGAAGTGTTTGAAGTGCGAATATTGTTTGTTTCaatggtttttctttttgaaagcagacaataaatattttttcatgtatgttaaaaaaataatgttttggtAGCTTGCTTTGATAAGttgtcattaaatatttttgctagaATAGTGTAAGTTCATAtcataaaatacttttgtttctctttattaaTAGTAAAACgagttttgtttgcttaaatAGCATCATGTTGGGGATGAGGGATATTGATTTAGTTAAACTGAGAATTCAGCTTTCAGTGCTTTTTAGTGTGACCCAGGTTctaaagataatatttttttttcctctgaagggCTAACAAATCTCACTTTAATGGGGGAAAGTTAAGCTGGAGAAAATTGTACAGTTAATTTGGGTTTTTATTCTTGTAAAACCCACTCCTCTAACCTGCCATCTGGTACTACTTGCAGTAAATGCAGTCATGAGAAATTCTAGCTTTAACATGATTTAGTGGTAATTAGGGTTGTCTCATTACTTGTTAAGTGTGCAAGACATTCTTCTCACTGTGGAGTTGTATATAATCAAAGTCAAATGGCATttgtcacagcagaaaaaaagtgcattttgtGTGATGGACTTctcagtgtgggtttttttttttttcaatcctACAAGTTCTCTTTCTCACTGCCTCAGAAAGTGCTGTGATCGAAAGGATGTGCTGGCCATTAGCTTAAGTTAGCAATGTTCTGCTGTATTGCTCATCTGCTTTGCCCAAGAACACTTTTTTAATTGCATGGAAGTCTCTTGGGTTGTTTGAGCTGGGGTCCCACCATTGCTCTAGCATTTGGTCTTTGTCTAGAGgcttgtaaaaaacaaaactgaggcATGGCAACCTGTTACTAGCTTGCTGCGCTCAGATTGGGAAACAGTGTATGTTTGGTGTGTTTGTAGATAGGAGGGTCCTCTGGGATGGCAAACTTTGATTTGCTGAGTGGGAGGAGCTTTGTATCTGCAAAAAATAGCTCTGCCACAAAACACACCTCACACTGACACTCCCCGTTCTGTGCTGCGTTTACTCCAGTCAGCATAAATGATTGCTGGCTTAAGCACTGGTCTTGCAAACTCGTATGGTTTAAAAATCCACTTTATTGGGCTTAAGTGACAAAGACATTACAGGCAAAGGACAGTTGGTGACTAACAAGGAAACTTTGTTAATTGCAGTAGACTGCCAGCTCACCTGTGCAACTACTGTTGGTAAAGGCTGCAGCATGGGTCTGACCAAAGCCACAATCTGGGAACATAATCGAGACCTTTACAGAAGCCACATGACTCAAGCTCAATGTCCAGATCTGCTGGGCTGTCTGCTTTTTAGCAATCTAGTGAGTGGGTGCGGAAGCATGTGtcccaggagcagggaggtggTAAGAAGGGGGTACTGTCTTTTCAGGGTTACCTTTACTATAGCTTTGTAAGGCTCGGAGTTCACAGGCTTGAGAATATGTGACAGACAGAGGGTACTGTGTGAAAAAATACTCCCCTACTTCAAGGATGTGGCTTTCAGAGTACAAAGCAGTTTGTTAGAGACAAGCATTGGAAAGCAGAGGGGTGGACTTTGTCATCAGCAGCCGTCAAGTGGGAAgtgtgttttcaaaagcaaggaGAAGATAGGGCAGAGTCCTGCTATGCATTAATCCATGACATGTCCTGTGTTTCAGGGCGGTGCAAAATCAGATGCCTGGATAGGGTGTGAGGCAAGGCGCCACGTCCACCTGTAATGAGGAAACAGCGGCATGCAGGGGTGTGGAAGGGGCCAGGCAGGCTGACAAGTAAGTAGTAAGGAGGTCAGGAATGCTTTGAAACAGAGATGCTCAGGCTACAGGTGTGTGTTTCTGGGGGTGGATTATTCCTGGGGGGCTGGACCTATGATGCCTGCATCACTCTGCCTGTGTGATGCTCCAGGGTGGCAGTGTGATTCCCACAGGCATGACTGATGAAAGATCTGGCCCTGCCTTCCACAGTGGACTGGAGATGGCTTTTACCCTCTCTGTCACTTATTTCACCAGCAGAAAACTTGGAGGATGAGGCTTTCTGTAGGTTAAGAGAGTGGTTATTCCCACAAGCAGTGActgactgcttttaaaaagtgtggTGTAGGAGCTGTGCAGTATTATCAATATTAGCAGTCCAAGAACTCCTCAGTAATCCCAGGATGATAAACCAGAGTGAATGTACACTGGATCCAGTAGGGAAAGGGGTTTTGCCACTTCAAACTTCCTAAGAGTtgatttataatttaaaaattggaGAATGCAGCTTGTCTGTGTCATCTCAACAGGCGAGCAAACAGTGGTCACAAAATCTTTCACAACTTGTTGGACTGCTGAAACACATACTACCAGGGAGAGAAAACTGCTCTGAAGATGACAGACAAGGTCTGCTACAGcgtgcagaaaaaaaaaaaaaaaaaaagcaagcactaCTTGGATTTGCGTCATGGAGAAAGGTCATGGAAAGGCTGTAAAATGAGAATCCCAAGGTAGCACTGTCCTTCTCAGTCTTTGTCTTGGCAACACTGGAGATAGTAAGgggaaaacctttttctttgGAAGCTGCAGAGGGCTGTGGAGCTGAAGTATGCTCCCTGCCAGACAGCTCTAGTCAGCTCACAGACTTCTTTCATTTCGGGTTTCTTCCCTGAAGCTTGCTGTATGCAAAGGCTCTGGTGGCATCCCTGATAACCCTGTCAACAGGTTGCTTTTAAGAGCTTCTAGCTGAGGGTCGTGGAAGGCTTTAGCGAGCCATTTCCCAAGGGAGCCTGGTGCATGATGTGGATTGTGCCAATGGCTCTGAATGTGGTGGAAGACTTCAGCGTTTTACCAGGCAACAGCCACTTTGCATGCTGGTGCTGATCTAGGCTACAACCCCTAGCTGGACCTAAGAGGAAGGAAGATAATTAGGATTCCTCCTGCTGTGAGGGAGTCCTGGAAGGCCCTCCAGGTGTCCATGCCAATGGCTCTGAGGCTGCATTGGAGTAACTTGTGTTGTCCTCTCAGAGTGGAATGAGCATTTACAGGACACTGCCTTGGTTTACTGAGTTCTTTCCCCtgtgaaaggagaaaaccagGTTGGGAAAAGGCTGCAATATTTTGTGGCCACAGAGTCAGGCAGAGTAGCTTCGCTTCTGCAGGACAGTTTCTCCCTCAAATAAACCCCAAGCAAAGTGGAGAGCTCAATTAGTGCTTGAGCAAGGGCTCGAGGCATTCCCCAGCACGCCTGTTATGCAAGGGTCTGGTTCTGCTGCCCTGATTCCCATTCCTCCCTGAAACTGCAGGCATTTAGCCACATGCCTCAAATACATGAGCCATCCCACCCACTGCACTCGTCTGCCCCAAAGCATCTCGCtgaagcagagccagcagccctAGTTTCACAAACACTGATGCCCACTGGTCCTATATCTGGGGTGACCCAGCCACGGGTGAATCAACCAGGCAGTGATGTACCCCTGTCACATGTATCTTAGCTCTCTTCCTGCCTTCATAAAGGATCTATAGGAAACCCAGATTAGGTGCAAAATTAACCTGTTGCATTTTTTGACTGTTTAGAAGCTCACCCATGCTAAGTCAGAGAGCAGAGTACATTATAGGACCCACGTAATCCAGTGAGATTCCTAAAGCCAGCTTTTTATTTGTAAGCTCTCAGGAATGATTGCACTGGACACCTCTTCCCTGCACCTGGACCCCCAATCCCACCCGCTCCCATCATGTAAACACCTAATAAGTAATTCAGAGCTAAAGCCTCCGCGCAAATGCAGCTCTGGCTATGAAACTGCCTTCCCCTTACAAGCTTGGACCTGTacccacagcacagctcctttTCTGCCCAATGCAGGTTCATGCAGCAatgctctccagctgcaggtgTGGGAACAGGGCTCTAGCCGCAGTGCGGGTACCACTTCCTAGTCCTGCGGTGTGAGGAAAGGGACTGGAGGTGCAGGAAGGAGGGGGCGGTATCGGTGCTGCCGGGCTGCCCCACATTCCTTTCTGCATGGGCTGGTGGGCAAGGCTTGCTGAGAAATGGGGTGGGTGTGTTACACCCTCCTCTACTCAGGactctccagctgctgtgctctgccacaGCCAGTCGCTCTTTGAGGACTCTTGCTGGAAGGCTGCACCTTGATCAGCTGAGTTTTTAAAAGTGGGACTCATCCTTAATCTGCTGGGATTAGAAAGGGACGCAGTCTTAGCTACTCCCCAGAATTTAGGTGGTGCAAACAAGTGTTTTGCAAACACCAGGACCAATGACACTCTGTCACTGTAAGCAACAGCAAGCACTCCACCCTGGTTGGCACCAGGCTGTGAGCTTCACACCAGAGTTTGAGACCCCAAACCCATGGTCCTGCTAATGCTGGTGATTgtggctgcaccagcagctggtgccagccctgtgGCGTGCATAGGACTTGCCCACCAAGGGTTCTGCCGGTTTCCAGCAAAGTCATTGCTTCCTCTCACTGGTAGGCAAGAAATGGGAGGGAGGGCAGAAAGGCTCAGACAACAGTTCATTGGATTAATTTAAGTACATTCTTTGATAGGTTCAGtctgtttcacagcttttttctgCCCGCGTGGCTTCCTCTTGCAGGATGGCCACAGAGGTCCCATCTCCACTGGCAGGTGATGCTGGGGAGCTGTCTTTCAGTCACTCTCACTGCCGGTTTGGTGGGATGCTGCCCCCCGGCCATGCTGCGGcctgaggcaggcaggcagtgctgccttgCCAGCAGACAGTGAGACCTTGCTGACAGAGGACACACTGCGAGCCAGGGGCTGTGTGGGGAACATAACTGTGCCGCGGGGTgcccccaggagctgccagaTCTCCCCCGAGGTAGAGCTGCCCAGGTACTCCCAGGGCTGGCGCCCGCTGCTGTCCCGCACCTGCACCTGgcaccccagctgcagcaccagcaccttgATGATGGGCTGGTGGCCATGTATGGCAGCCAGGTGCAGCGGAGTGTACCCGCAGCCTGAGCGGACATCCACGTCCAGGGCCAGCCCAACGCGCTGCGCTGccgctgccagctcctgcaggccTGGCCCATCGCCGTGCTTGGCCAGCCAGTGAAGGACTGTGAAACCTGACATGAAGTCCCGCTGCAGGGCCAGCTCCGGCTCTTCCAGGAAGAGCCCCCGCACCTGAGCCCAGCGCCCCGCTGACACCGCCACCAGCCAGGCATGCTCCCGCTGCCCCAGTGGCACCAACAGCCCCCGGGTTGGGACATTCCTCAGGGAGCTCTTGGAGACCACGGTGCGGGGCTGCCGCCCACAGTTGTCTGGCAGCGATGGGGGGATGCCCTGCACCTCCAGCAAAGCAAGTTGGCACCTGATGCTCCTGAAGACAGGCAGCGGTTCCGGGGAGCTGCTCTCTGGGGTTTGGGACCCTGCAGggccctgtgctggcagcaaggaCTGGGGTGGATGGGGCCTGGCAGGGGGTGGCTGCACAGGTGGGGATGGGGTTGGAAGGGTGGGGGACAGTGGTGGGGATAAGGAGGGGGGTGGCCTGGCGCAGGGCAGCACCCCAGGAGCTGGCGGCAGCGGCAGGGTTCGGCACGGGTACAGCAGCAGGGCTTGAGATTGGGTTGGTCCCTTGGAGGTCAGCACCTTGGGTCCCCTTGGCGGGGACAGGGGTGGCCtggtggggagctgctgcagggacctgGACTGCGATGGGGGCAGCCTGGTGGAGGGGAGCGCACCCGGGCCCGAGAGGCGCGGGGGGGATGCgggggggctggcggggagcGCCTGCAGAGACCGGGACAGGGGTGACACCCCGGGGATGGACCGCAATGGCAGGGACCGGGACAGGAGAGGCTCAGCCAGCGGTGGCTGTGGGGACCGTCTTGGGGACAGCAGCCTGGGGCACGATGACAGCGGTGGGGACCGGGATGGGCCGGTGGGGGCGCGCCCCCCTGGGCCTGCTGAGGGCGGTGGGGCCTTCAGTAAGGGCATCCCgggggcgggctgaggcagccTGCCGGGGGGCAGCGCCCCGGGGCCCGATGGCAGTGGCAGGGACTGCGTTGGGGGCGCTCCTCGAGGGCGCGGTGGCGGCAGGGACCCGCGCGGGGCTGAGCCGGTGGGAGGCAGCACCCCGGgccccggcggcagcggcggaGACCGGGACCGGCACAGGGGCGGCTCGCCGAGAGGCGACCGGGCCCGGGGCGGCACAGCGGGGGTCAGCGCCCCAGGGTCCGGCGGCAGCGCCGAGGGCCGGGAGCAGGGTGGCCCGTTGGGGTGAAGCGCCCAGAGGGCCGAGGACAGCGGCCGGGTGCGGTACGGGGGCGGctgggcggggggcggcggcccggggtccggcgggggggcggcggcggcgcggcgtGCCCGGCGGCACTCGCAGCAGGGGCGGCCGCGGCTCCGGGCGGCACAGCCCCCCGCGCCAGCGAcccccgggggctgccccccgccaGGCCGCCCCTCCGCCGCTGCCTCCCCTggggcgccgcgccgcccgTCGGGGTCGCgtcggggcggcggcggctccttctcctcctcccgtTGCTCctccggcggcggcggcggcagctcCTCATCGAGGAGGTCGCGGTACCTGCGGCGGAGGACGATGTCCTTGGAGGCGCCGGGGACGGCGGCTGGGTGGACGGTGGCCAGGGAATTGACGAGGCTCTTGAAGTACTCGCGGCGCTCCCGCCGCTGCTGCTCCGTCAGCGCCGGGTCGCGGAGGAAGCGCTGGAAGTGGCGGAGCAGCGCGGTGTTGggggcccggccccccgccgcccaGAGGAAGTCCAGCACGGCCTCCTGGCTCAGCTCCCGCGCCATGCTGCGGGGCTGCCGCTCCCGGTGCGCGGGGCTGCCGCTCCCGGTGCGCGGGGCTGCCGCCAGGTGCGCGGGGCTGCTGCGGCGCGGAGGCCCGCCTCCTGTCgcgcctcctcctcctcctcctccttcctcccagcccGGCCGCCACCCCCCGGTTGCCTTTGCCCGGGGTGGCGGCCCCTGGGGGTGCGCGGCTGGGGTGACAGCGGTGAGGAACAGCGGCGACGAAGGGGGGCAACAGGGCAGAGGGGCTGAAGGAGCCTTGCTCGCGCTCTGAGAAGTGCGAGGCTAACTGCTGGCGTGCAGCGAGGAGAAAGCATGCTTCATCAGTCCTCGTGTCGCTGAC contains these protein-coding regions:
- the SOWAHB gene encoding ankyrin repeat domain-containing protein SOWAHB, yielding MARELSQEAVLDFLWAAGGRAPNTALLRHFQRFLRDPALTEQQRRERREYFKSLVNSLATVHPAAVPGASKDIVLRRRYRDLLDEELPPPPPEEQREEEKEPPPPRRDPDGRRGAPGEAAAEGRPGGGQPPGVAGAGGCAARSRGRPCCECRRARRAAAAPPPDPGPPPPAQPPPYRTRPLSSALWALHPNGPPCSRPSALPPDPGALTPAVPPRARSPLGEPPLCRSRSPPLPPGPGVLPPTGSAPRGSLPPPRPRGAPPTQSLPLPSGPGALPPGRLPQPAPGMPLLKAPPPSAGPGGRAPTGPSRSPPLSSCPRLLSPRRSPQPPLAEPLLSRSLPLRSIPGVSPLSRSLQALPASPPASPPRLSGPGALPSTRLPPSQSRSLQQLPTRPPLSPPRGPKVLTSKGPTQSQALLLYPCRTLPLPPAPGVLPCARPPPSLSPPLSPTLPTPSPPVQPPPARPHPPQSLLPAQGPAGSQTPESSSPEPLPVFRSIRCQLALLEVQGIPPSLPDNCGRQPRTVVSKSSLRNVPTRGLLVPLGQREHAWLVAVSAGRWAQVRGLFLEEPELALQRDFMSGFTVLHWLAKHGDGPGLQELAAAAQRVGLALDVDVRSGCGYTPLHLAAIHGHQPIIKVLVLQLGCQVQVRDSSGRQPWEYLGSSTSGEIWQLLGAPRGTVMFPTQPLARSVSSVSKVSLSAGKAALPACLRPQHGRGAASHQTGSESD